The following coding sequences are from one Bacillota bacterium window:
- a CDS encoding TldD/PmbA family protein, with protein MVRLSGNDSTFGAGRTSGAGRAMEIAEMALAMSQADQTEVHCIEKESFLTRFANSEIHQNTAESAVLVTVRAVVGKRIGIASTSRFDEDSLQSVVSRAFEIAKRQPENPRFVSLPGPEAHDSSVETFFPETANFGPEDRALAVDAIIKRVRKAGLLGFGSFSTAVYDIATVNSLGVAAGERSTLASFVTVVMGEDGTGYAARTSRNVAALDLEDAGREAVERCLASRGSVAIEPGEYTVILDTYAVADMIDMLSYMGFGALAYQEGRSFMSGALGKRIAGENISIWDDGLAEEGIPIEFDYEGVPKERVELITNGIARGVVYDSYTAGIEGKKSTGHATSPSFANGPYATNLFMAPGQSDLDEMIDSTDYGILVTRFHYTNPVHPIKTLFTGMTRDGTFLIDGGKISKPLKNLRFTQGILEALSNVEMISKERRVHEGVACVPALKIKGFNFTGVTEY; from the coding sequence ATGGTGAGATTGTCTGGGAATGATTCGACCTTCGGAGCCGGGCGGACCTCTGGGGCTGGCCGCGCTATGGAAATCGCTGAGATGGCTCTTGCGATGTCCCAGGCCGATCAAACAGAGGTGCATTGCATAGAAAAGGAATCCTTTCTTACCCGTTTCGCGAATTCAGAGATCCATCAGAATACGGCCGAAAGCGCTGTACTGGTTACAGTACGGGCCGTTGTTGGGAAAAGGATCGGGATAGCATCCACCAGCAGGTTTGATGAAGACTCACTCCAATCTGTGGTGTCGCGGGCCTTTGAGATCGCAAAGAGACAGCCCGAGAATCCCCGGTTTGTGTCTTTGCCAGGGCCAGAGGCGCATGATTCTTCTGTAGAGACCTTCTTTCCTGAGACTGCGAACTTCGGACCTGAGGACCGTGCACTTGCCGTAGATGCTATAATAAAAAGGGTGCGCAAGGCCGGGCTCCTGGGATTTGGTTCATTCAGCACGGCTGTCTATGATATAGCCACGGTGAATTCCCTTGGTGTGGCGGCAGGAGAAAGGTCAACGCTGGCGAGTTTCGTCACAGTGGTGATGGGAGAAGATGGTACAGGCTATGCTGCTCGCACGTCGCGAAATGTCGCTGCCCTGGATCTGGAGGATGCAGGGAGGGAAGCGGTGGAGAGATGCCTTGCCTCCCGGGGAAGCGTTGCCATAGAGCCCGGGGAATATACAGTCATCCTTGATACCTATGCCGTTGCTGACATGATAGACATGCTCTCATATATGGGATTTGGCGCCCTCGCCTACCAGGAAGGCAGGAGCTTCATGTCCGGAGCCCTCGGAAAGCGTATCGCCGGTGAGAATATCTCCATCTGGGACGATGGACTGGCCGAGGAAGGGATTCCTATCGAATTCGATTATGAGGGCGTTCCCAAGGAGCGTGTCGAGCTCATAACAAATGGCATCGCCAGAGGGGTTGTATATGATTCATATACTGCTGGCATAGAGGGAAAGAAGTCGACCGGGCACGCGACATCGCCATCCTTTGCCAATGGCCCTTACGCTACGAATCTTTTCATGGCGCCTGGTCAATCTGATCTCGATGAGATGATAGACTCGACAGATTATGGTATTCTGGTAACGAGGTTCCACTACACGAATCCAGTTCATCCTATTAAGACATTGTTTACTGGGATGACGAGAGATGGAACATTCCTGATCGATGGCGGGAAGATCTCAAAACCATTGAAAAATCTCAGGTTCACTCAGGGCATTCTCGAGGCGTTGTCCAATGTTGAAATGATCTCAAAGGAGCGCAGGGTCCATGAAGGGGTGGCTTGTGTTCCTGCGCTGAAGATAAAGGGCTTTAATTTTACGGGGGTAACAGAGTATTAG
- a CDS encoding UvrD-helicase domain-containing protein, with translation MASFIDQLNPQQREAVLHVEGPLLILAGAGSGKTRVITYRIAHLLGDLKVAPVNILAVTFTNKAANEMRERVISLVGPAAVSVWISTFHSFCVRVLRRDAERLGFRRDFSIFDRDDQMTAIRQALRELSLNEKNYPPADLLSTISRAKNDLIGPDEYDATASGPWENTVARVYKQYQNILRANGAMDFDDLLIETVRLLKEHSEVQRRYQERFRYIMVDEYQDTNRVQYMLVRILAARYRNLCVVGDEDQSIYGWRGADIRNILDFEKDYPDAKVVKLEENYRSTKCILNAANNVITNNSERKKKKLWTRNPDGDKVICCYVPDEHGEARFVAEQIAEMRLREHRPWTDFAILYRMNSQSRVIEDELLKQGIPYQVVGGVRFYDRKEIKDILAYLRLLVNPDDSVSLRRIINVPRRGLGDSTVEKLATFARREGISLYGAMLRIDDVPEISARTRKPIAAFIQMMESLRNEVDDLSLPELIDKVADATGYLKALEDEKTVEAESRIENIKELLSVAQEFIVRHGGAVEEIGAGAGDDERDGQDGGFDVMQEHQNGAPGREQLASFLEEVALVSDIDNFDDRVEGVTLMTLHSAKGLEFPIVFMVGMEEGIFPHSRALEDYGQMEEERRLCYVGMTRAEERLILTCSHQRLLFGQRIDSVPSRFIGEVPEDLLEIVERSYGWS, from the coding sequence ATGGCGAGTTTCATAGATCAATTGAATCCGCAACAAAGGGAAGCGGTTTTGCATGTTGAAGGCCCTCTCCTCATTTTAGCGGGGGCAGGGAGTGGGAAAACAAGAGTAATCACCTATCGTATAGCGCATCTCTTGGGAGATCTCAAGGTTGCTCCGGTGAATATACTTGCAGTGACTTTCACTAACAAGGCAGCCAATGAGATGCGGGAGCGGGTGATATCGCTGGTCGGGCCCGCCGCAGTGTCTGTATGGATCAGTACTTTTCATTCGTTTTGTGTCCGTGTGCTGAGAAGAGATGCCGAGAGACTGGGATTTAGAAGGGATTTTTCCATCTTTGACCGGGATGACCAAATGACTGCAATAAGGCAGGCGCTTCGGGAACTGAGTCTCAATGAGAAAAATTATCCCCCTGCTGATTTGCTTTCGACTATCAGCAGGGCCAAAAATGATCTGATAGGACCAGATGAATACGATGCGACCGCCAGCGGCCCCTGGGAGAACACTGTGGCTCGGGTGTACAAGCAATACCAGAACATTTTGCGCGCAAATGGCGCAATGGATTTCGACGACCTTCTTATCGAGACAGTGCGTCTTCTGAAGGAACACTCGGAAGTGCAAAGACGATATCAGGAAAGATTCCGGTATATCATGGTCGACGAGTATCAGGATACAAACCGCGTTCAGTATATGCTGGTGAGGATCCTCGCCGCAAGGTACAGAAATCTCTGTGTTGTCGGAGACGAGGATCAGTCGATCTATGGATGGCGGGGGGCGGATATCCGCAACATCCTGGATTTTGAAAAGGACTATCCTGACGCTAAGGTGGTAAAGCTCGAGGAGAATTATAGATCGACGAAGTGTATCCTCAATGCTGCAAATAATGTGATAACCAATAACTCCGAGAGGAAGAAGAAAAAACTATGGACCAGAAATCCTGATGGCGATAAAGTCATATGTTGCTATGTGCCTGATGAACACGGCGAGGCGCGATTTGTTGCTGAGCAGATAGCGGAAATGCGCCTTCGTGAGCATAGGCCATGGACGGATTTTGCCATTCTGTATCGAATGAATTCGCAATCCCGCGTCATTGAGGATGAACTGCTGAAGCAGGGTATACCTTATCAGGTGGTAGGCGGGGTGAGGTTCTATGATCGTAAGGAGATCAAAGATATCCTGGCTTATCTGAGACTCCTGGTGAACCCTGACGATTCGGTGAGTCTGAGGAGAATCATCAATGTGCCCCGGCGTGGTCTCGGGGATTCCACTGTGGAGAAGTTGGCTACCTTCGCGCGCCGTGAGGGTATTTCCTTGTATGGCGCGATGCTCAGGATCGACGATGTACCTGAGATAAGCGCCAGGACGCGGAAGCCCATCGCTGCATTCATTCAGATGATGGAATCCCTCCGAAATGAGGTAGACGATCTGTCATTGCCGGAATTGATCGACAAAGTGGCAGATGCAACAGGTTATCTGAAAGCGCTCGAGGACGAAAAGACCGTGGAGGCAGAGTCAAGGATAGAGAATATAAAGGAGCTCCTGTCTGTTGCACAGGAATTCATCGTCCGTCATGGCGGCGCAGTTGAGGAGATTGGTGCGGGAGCTGGGGATGATGAGCGCGATGGCCAGGATGGCGGGTTTGATGTCATGCAGGAGCATCAAAACGGTGCCCCGGGAAGAGAACAACTCGCTTCTTTTCTCGAGGAAGTAGCCCTGGTCTCCGATATTGACAATTTCGATGACAGGGTGGAAGGTGTCACTTTGATGACTCTGCACTCGGCAAAGGGGCTAGAGTTTCCGATAGTCTTCATGGTGGGAATGGAGGAAGGGATCTTCCCTCACTCCCGGGCGCTCGAGGATTATGGCCAGATGGAGGAAGAACGCCGGCTCTGTTATGTGGGCATGACACGCGCTGAGGAGCGGCTGATACTTACATGCTCTCACCAGAGGCTGCTTTTCGGACAGCGCATCGATTCGGTGCCTTCTCGATTTATAGGGGAAGTCCCAGAGGATCTTTTGGAAATCGTTGAGAGATCATATGGATGGTCCTGA
- the ligA gene encoding NAD-dependent DNA ligase LigA, translating into MDVRERVEKLRELIEYHNYRYYVLDDPVISDAEFDGLMRELSRLESEHPELITPDSPTQRVGGKPAEGFATVIHRVPMLSLQNAYSFQELREFDARVKRFLGVGQVEYVCELKIDGLAISLEYSNGRFVKGATRGDGVTGEDVTHNIRTIKSIPMRLRGDDEADLDVRGEVYMIKSEFEKLNEERSRRGEALFANPRNAAAGSLRQLDPKITASRPLNAFLYAIGFSNKRFETHMQVLAYLKSVGFRVNPNIQIAHDIEEAIEYCRRWGDQRDTLDYEIDGVVIKVNSLRYQEMLGATAKNPRWAVAFKFEARQATTKIKDIKVQVGRTGALTPLAILEPVRLAGSVVSRATLHNEDYVRSKDIRIGDTVIVQKAGDVIPEVVKVVEDERTGQERQFVMPDRCPECGAEVVRLEGEAVARCVGLRCPAQLREGIEHFASRDAMDIEGMGPALVSQLVDKGLVHDFADLYNLTIEDLVGLERMGNKSAQNLLASIEESKKRGLSRVLYALGIRHVGENVARVLAEHFHSIEALMSARYEDLMAIPEIGPKIAYSIKSFFDEEANRDVIQRLMKSGVVMGEEEKAVSEGASSRPLAGKKFVLTGALEHFSRKEAEDLIRELGGEVSGSVSSKTDYVVVGQDPGSKFDRARQLGVPTIDEEEFLKMIKR; encoded by the coding sequence TTGGATGTGCGCGAAAGGGTTGAGAAACTCCGCGAACTGATCGAATATCACAATTATCGCTACTACGTGCTCGATGATCCTGTCATCTCTGACGCGGAATTCGATGGTCTGATGAGGGAGCTTTCCCGGCTGGAATCTGAGCATCCCGAACTCATAACGCCCGATTCCCCTACGCAGCGTGTCGGCGGGAAGCCGGCTGAAGGATTTGCCACCGTCATTCACCGGGTCCCAATGCTAAGCCTCCAGAATGCTTACAGTTTTCAGGAGCTAAGGGAGTTTGACGCTAGGGTAAAGCGTTTCCTTGGAGTGGGACAGGTAGAATATGTTTGTGAGCTGAAAATCGATGGGCTTGCCATATCCCTCGAGTATTCAAACGGGCGTTTCGTGAAGGGGGCCACCAGAGGAGACGGGGTCACAGGCGAGGATGTGACTCATAACATCAGGACGATAAAATCCATTCCGATGCGGCTCCGCGGCGATGACGAGGCCGATCTCGATGTCCGTGGAGAAGTCTATATGATCAAGTCAGAATTTGAGAAGCTCAATGAGGAGAGAAGCAGGAGAGGGGAGGCGCTTTTCGCCAATCCCAGAAATGCTGCTGCAGGATCTCTCAGGCAGCTGGATCCAAAGATAACGGCCTCCCGCCCGCTGAATGCCTTTTTGTATGCTATCGGGTTTTCCAACAAGCGCTTTGAGACTCACATGCAGGTTTTAGCTTATTTAAAGTCTGTCGGGTTCCGCGTCAATCCGAATATCCAGATAGCCCATGATATTGAGGAAGCCATTGAATATTGCCGCAGGTGGGGTGACCAGAGGGATACTCTTGACTATGAAATAGATGGAGTCGTTATCAAGGTCAACAGTCTTCGTTACCAGGAGATGCTGGGGGCTACCGCCAAAAATCCCAGGTGGGCCGTGGCGTTCAAGTTTGAGGCCCGGCAGGCCACTACGAAGATCAAGGATATAAAAGTGCAGGTCGGGAGAACAGGAGCGCTTACCCCGCTTGCGATTTTAGAGCCAGTCAGGCTGGCGGGATCAGTCGTATCCAGGGCTACTCTTCATAATGAGGATTATGTCCGGAGCAAAGATATCAGAATCGGGGACACGGTGATTGTTCAAAAGGCGGGAGATGTGATCCCCGAGGTGGTAAAGGTGGTCGAGGACGAGCGTACCGGCCAGGAAAGACAGTTTGTCATGCCTGACAGGTGCCCGGAATGCGGGGCTGAGGTAGTGCGCCTGGAAGGAGAGGCTGTGGCCAGGTGCGTTGGTTTGAGATGTCCGGCCCAGCTCCGGGAGGGAATAGAGCACTTCGCGTCCAGGGACGCCATGGACATCGAGGGAATGGGACCGGCTTTGGTAAGCCAGCTTGTGGATAAAGGACTGGTGCATGATTTCGCGGATCTCTACAATTTGACCATTGAGGATCTCGTGGGGCTTGAGAGAATGGGCAATAAGTCGGCCCAAAATCTCCTGGCTAGTATTGAGGAAAGTAAGAAACGCGGGCTTTCGCGGGTGCTTTATGCCCTGGGCATCCGGCATGTGGGGGAGAATGTGGCCCGGGTACTGGCAGAGCATTTCCACAGCATTGAAGCCCTTATGAGCGCCAGGTACGAAGATCTCATGGCTATCCCGGAAATAGGGCCTAAGATAGCCTACAGCATCAAGAGCTTCTTCGATGAGGAGGCGAATCGCGATGTGATACAGCGTCTTATGAAGAGCGGGGTAGTCATGGGTGAAGAGGAGAAAGCTGTTTCAGAAGGGGCCTCTTCCAGACCTTTAGCCGGAAAGAAATTCGTCCTGACAGGGGCTCTAGAGCATTTTTCCAGAAAAGAAGCGGAAGATCTCATCCGCGAACTTGGCGGCGAGGTCTCTGGAAGCGTTTCCAGCAAGACAGACTATGTAGTAGTAGGCCAGGATCCCGGATCAAAGTTTGATCGCGCGCGACAGCTCGGGGTTCCCACGATTGATGAAGAAGAATTTCTGAAGATGATCAAGAGGTGA
- the gatC gene encoding Asp-tRNA(Asn)/Glu-tRNA(Gln) amidotransferase subunit GatC has protein sequence MPISKKDVEHVANLARLELDEAEKEEFTRQLASILEYADKLKQLDTEKVNPTAHPLPVRNVFREDEVRPSLPIEEVLRNAPERSGNFFKVPKIMETES, from the coding sequence TTGCCTATTTCTAAAAAGGATGTTGAGCATGTAGCAAATCTGGCCAGGCTTGAGTTGGACGAAGCTGAAAAAGAAGAATTCACGCGCCAGCTCGCGAGCATTCTTGAATATGCGGACAAGCTCAAGCAACTCGATACGGAAAAAGTGAACCCAACGGCTCACCCTCTCCCTGTCCGGAATGTCTTCCGGGAAGATGAAGTGAGGCCTTCTCTCCCAATTGAGGAAGTTTTGCGAAATGCACCTGAGCGGAGCGGGAATTTCTTTAAGGTGCCAAAAATCATGGAGACAGAGTCGTAG
- the gatA gene encoding Asp-tRNA(Asn)/Glu-tRNA(Gln) amidotransferase subunit GatA — protein MELYSYTAHELHDLLIRREVTARDIAESVFKRIDEVDPSVKAYITLTRDLAFSQADAVDRKIAAGEEIAPLAGIPIALKDNLSTRDIRTTCASKILDNYVPPYDATVVEKVRDNDMVVIGKTNMDEFAMGSSTENSGFFETRNPWDLDRVPGGSSGGSAAAVSAREAILALGSDTGGSIRQPASFCGVVGLKPTYGRVSRYGLVAFASSLDQIGPITRDVTDCALLMNIIAGRDIRDSTSVDQPCPDYTAFLIPDITGFKIGVPKEYFGPGLSPDVRDAIEAAMGKFEDMGATLVEVTLPHTEYALATYYLVATAEASSNLARYDGVRYGLRVKEAPDSVMMTKRTRKEGFGAEVKRRIMLGTYALSSGYYDAYYLKALKVRTLLIEDFDRAFESCDAIISPTSPTVAFRIGEKIQDPLSMYLSDVYTVTANLAALPAISIPCGFAADGMPVGLQLLGKHFDEPTLFRLAYAFEAASGLRSLSPPLCAVR, from the coding sequence TTGGAGCTTTACTCTTACACAGCTCATGAGCTACATGACCTCCTAATTCGAAGGGAGGTCACCGCTCGTGATATAGCAGAATCGGTTTTCAAGAGAATTGATGAGGTAGATCCGTCAGTGAAGGCATATATAACGCTGACCCGGGATCTTGCATTTTCGCAGGCGGATGCTGTTGACCGAAAGATTGCGGCAGGCGAAGAGATCGCTCCGCTTGCTGGCATACCTATAGCATTGAAGGATAATCTATCCACCAGGGATATTAGAACCACATGCGCATCAAAGATCCTAGACAATTATGTCCCGCCGTATGACGCCACTGTGGTGGAAAAGGTCCGCGATAATGACATGGTTGTCATAGGCAAGACCAATATGGACGAATTCGCTATGGGTTCATCCACTGAGAATTCCGGTTTCTTTGAAACCCGTAATCCATGGGATCTTGACAGAGTGCCTGGCGGGTCGTCGGGCGGGAGCGCTGCAGCCGTGAGCGCCCGGGAAGCGATTCTGGCGCTGGGGTCTGATACCGGCGGGTCAATCCGGCAACCAGCTTCCTTTTGTGGCGTGGTCGGCCTCAAACCAACCTATGGCAGGGTATCTCGATATGGGCTAGTGGCCTTTGCCTCATCTCTGGACCAGATAGGCCCAATTACCAGGGATGTGACGGATTGCGCGCTTTTGATGAATATCATCGCAGGGCGCGACATTCGTGATTCGACGTCAGTTGATCAGCCATGTCCGGATTACACGGCATTTCTCATTCCAGACATAACCGGGTTCAAAATAGGCGTTCCAAAGGAATACTTCGGACCCGGCCTATCCCCGGATGTGAGGGATGCCATAGAAGCGGCTATGGGGAAATTTGAAGATATGGGGGCGACCCTAGTGGAGGTCACCCTCCCTCATACAGAATATGCCCTTGCTACCTATTATCTGGTGGCCACCGCTGAGGCGAGCTCCAATTTGGCCCGGTATGACGGAGTGAGATATGGCCTGAGGGTCAAGGAAGCTCCGGATTCTGTCATGATGACCAAGCGGACTCGCAAGGAAGGCTTCGGAGCCGAGGTGAAGCGGCGCATAATGCTCGGGACATATGCCCTCAGCTCCGGCTATTATGATGCCTATTATCTGAAGGCATTGAAGGTCCGGACCCTTCTCATCGAGGACTTTGATAGGGCCTTTGAATCTTGTGACGCCATAATATCCCCCACATCCCCTACCGTGGCCTTCCGCATCGGCGAGAAGATTCAGGATCCGCTGTCCATGTATCTTTCAGATGTTTATACCGTAACTGCTAATCTGGCGGCCCTACCTGCGATTTCCATCCCATGCGGATTTGCCGCAGATGGAATGCCGGTGGGATTACAGCTTTTAGGAAAGCATTTTGATGAACCTACACTATTCCGTCTTGCGTATGCTTTTGAGGCTGCAAGCGGCCTCAGGTCTCTCTCGCCGCCATTATGCGCGGTCAGATGA
- the gatB gene encoding Asp-tRNA(Asn)/Glu-tRNA(Gln) amidotransferase subunit GatB, translated as MTCIREVSWLTIALESTLPREVEEKYETVIGLEVHVQLLTESKIFCGCSTKFGADPNTHTCPVCLGLPGVLPVVNKKAVEFAILTALALNCEVSNFSKFDRKNYFYPDLPKNYQISQYDLPLGFKGSIIISVDGEQKRIGVRRVHLEEEAGKSIHEGSDIMGSRFSLEDYNRAGIPLMEIVSEPDIRSPHEAYIYLNTLRNILRYIGVSDCKMEEGSLRCDANISIRPAGSQVFGAQTELKNLNSFRAVEKGLEYERVRQIMALERGEKVVRETRHWDEGKGVTMPMRSKEEAHDYRYFPDPDLVPMVIEREWVEKLKRSMPELPAEKRDRFMREYGLPEYDAEFLTESRALADFFEECARKYKDPKAVSNWMMSELLRLLNSASKSIEESPVGPGHLLSLLELIDKGTISVRIAKEVFEEAFKTGKMPTEIVKERGLIQISDESELSSAIDEVIQANPGPVADFHSGKEKALMFLVGQVMKKTRGRANPQVVNRILREKLSRS; from the coding sequence ATGACCTGTATAAGGGAGGTATCCTGGTTGACCATAGCTTTAGAATCCACCCTGCCTCGGGAAGTAGAGGAGAAATATGAGACTGTCATTGGACTTGAGGTCCATGTGCAGCTTTTGACGGAATCAAAGATTTTCTGCGGGTGTAGCACCAAATTTGGCGCAGATCCAAATACTCATACATGCCCGGTCTGTTTGGGACTTCCAGGAGTCTTACCCGTGGTGAATAAGAAGGCGGTGGAATTTGCCATTTTGACCGCTCTGGCGCTCAACTGTGAGGTGAGCAATTTCAGCAAATTCGACCGCAAAAATTACTTTTACCCTGATCTGCCCAAGAATTATCAGATATCACAATATGACCTTCCATTAGGGTTCAAGGGCTCCATCATCATTTCTGTAGATGGTGAACAGAAAAGGATAGGAGTGCGCAGGGTCCATCTTGAGGAAGAGGCTGGGAAATCAATCCATGAGGGGTCAGATATCATGGGATCCAGATTTTCGCTGGAGGACTACAACAGGGCCGGCATACCACTCATGGAAATTGTGAGCGAGCCTGATATTAGATCGCCTCATGAGGCATATATTTACTTGAACACCTTGCGCAATATCCTGAGATACATTGGGGTTTCGGATTGTAAGATGGAGGAGGGGTCTCTCAGGTGTGACGCCAACATCTCTATCAGGCCAGCAGGATCTCAGGTATTCGGAGCGCAAACAGAGCTCAAGAACCTCAATTCATTCAGGGCAGTGGAGAAGGGGCTTGAATACGAGAGGGTCAGGCAGATAATGGCCCTGGAACGAGGGGAAAAGGTGGTAAGGGAGACCCGGCACTGGGATGAAGGTAAGGGCGTCACAATGCCTATGCGAAGCAAGGAAGAGGCCCACGATTATCGTTATTTCCCTGATCCGGACCTGGTTCCAATGGTGATCGAACGGGAATGGGTCGAGAAGCTGAAAAGATCCATGCCGGAGCTTCCTGCAGAGAAGCGCGATCGATTCATGCGGGAATATGGGCTTCCTGAATACGATGCGGAATTCCTCACTGAATCCAGGGCTCTTGCTGATTTCTTTGAAGAATGCGCACGCAAGTATAAAGACCCCAAGGCGGTCAGTAATTGGATGATGAGCGAGCTCCTGAGGCTGTTGAATTCTGCGTCCAAATCCATAGAGGAATCTCCTGTGGGACCCGGGCATTTGCTCAGCTTACTCGAACTTATTGATAAAGGGACGATAAGTGTCAGGATCGCGAAGGAGGTTTTTGAGGAAGCCTTTAAGACTGGGAAGATGCCTACGGAGATAGTGAAGGAGCGTGGGCTCATCCAGATTTCAGACGAATCCGAGCTGTCTTCTGCCATAGATGAAGTGATCCAGGCAAATCCCGGCCCTGTGGCGGACTTTCATTCGGGCAAAGAAAAGGCCCTGATGTTTCTAGTTGGGCAGGTGATGAAGAAGACCCGTGGCCGTGCCAATCCTCAGGTGGTGAATAGGATCTTGCGCGAGAAGCTTTCTAGGTCATAG
- a CDS encoding DMT family transporter, whose amino-acid sequence MEGTLSEEEGNISPKPAASEGLRAPRLSQANRRRLADASLLLVTVIWGSTFPLVKNLVVSIDPMVIIAIRFLIASILMAFVLFKKLRSISHSLLMAGAVLGGFLFSGYALQTIGLKYTTASKAGFITGLSVVMVPFLSAMILHRTPGKTSIMGAILAAIGLGLMAIEPGSRLTLQIGDVLVFLCALGFAFHIVFVARYAPAMDVPLLVLVQVTVAAVIGLAYTAIVGDLLPVFKPPGFGWVEWGSLIFLGAFATAGAFFVQNSAQRITTPTRVAIILAAEPIFSALFAWIFLGESLGIRGIFGAALIIVGILGAELG is encoded by the coding sequence ATGGAGGGGACGCTGAGTGAGGAGGAGGGTAATATCAGCCCGAAGCCGGCAGCGAGTGAGGGTCTCCGGGCTCCTAGGCTGTCTCAGGCCAACCGGAGGCGCCTGGCTGACGCTTCTCTCCTGCTGGTGACCGTCATTTGGGGTTCCACGTTCCCTCTGGTAAAGAATCTTGTAGTAAGCATAGACCCGATGGTCATAATCGCCATCAGGTTTCTAATTGCTTCTATTCTGATGGCATTTGTTTTATTCAAAAAATTACGATCCATCAGCCATAGCTTATTGATGGCAGGGGCGGTCCTTGGGGGATTCCTGTTCTCCGGGTATGCTCTGCAGACCATAGGGCTCAAGTACACCACAGCATCCAAGGCCGGATTCATTACAGGACTTTCGGTGGTGATGGTGCCGTTTCTTTCTGCAATGATTCTCCACCGAACACCCGGGAAGACGTCTATAATGGGCGCTATCCTTGCTGCCATCGGACTTGGACTTATGGCCATCGAACCGGGCTCGAGGCTGACGTTACAGATAGGCGATGTGCTAGTATTTCTCTGCGCTTTGGGATTTGCCTTTCATATTGTTTTCGTGGCGCGATACGCGCCGGCGATGGATGTTCCCCTCCTGGTCCTGGTTCAGGTCACTGTGGCGGCGGTTATAGGCCTTGCCTATACGGCAATTGTTGGAGATCTTCTGCCTGTTTTCAAACCGCCGGGCTTTGGCTGGGTAGAATGGGGCTCCTTGATCTTTCTCGGGGCGTTTGCGACGGCAGGCGCGTTCTTTGTTCAGAATTCCGCGCAGAGAATCACGACGCCAACTCGCGTAGCCATCATCCTGGCGGCGGAACCCATTTTCTCTGCACTATTTGCATGGATATTCTTGGGTGAAAGTCTCGGGATCAGGGGCATATTTGGAGCGGCTTTGATCATAGTAGGGATCCTTGGCGCTGAGCTAGGTTAG
- a CDS encoding ECF transporter S component, translated as MQGQGAIGREVTWRQGLIWLTRTAVLLALTLAFQMMGLPQPVTGPVVNAMLLLSCIFVGPLGGVVVGLFTPWIAFVRGILAPPLGPMIPFISLGNAVLVLVFGGIRYAGKKALLASIVGVIAGAVAKFLVLSSAVRMVVQVPPPVAKAMQTPQLVTALIGGAVALAVAQGLHKALPGKGR; from the coding sequence ATGCAGGGTCAAGGTGCTATTGGCCGTGAAGTTACATGGAGGCAGGGGCTTATCTGGTTGACCCGGACTGCGGTGCTCCTGGCGTTGACGCTTGCGTTTCAGATGATGGGCCTTCCGCAGCCTGTGACAGGTCCGGTTGTGAATGCAATGCTATTATTATCATGTATCTTTGTGGGTCCTCTGGGAGGAGTTGTAGTTGGCCTCTTTACCCCATGGATTGCCTTTGTGCGGGGTATCCTCGCCCCGCCGCTTGGGCCTATGATTCCATTCATAAGCCTGGGGAACGCTGTCCTGGTGCTGGTGTTCGGTGGGATAAGATATGCTGGGAAGAAAGCTCTTTTGGCATCTATAGTGGGTGTTATAGCAGGGGCTGTGGCTAAGTTCCTCGTGCTTTCCTCCGCCGTGCGGATGGTTGTCCAAGTGCCTCCCCCTGTGGCGAAGGCGATGCAGACTCCACAGCTTGTCACAGCCCTCATAGGCGGCGCTGTCGCCCTGGCAGTCGCGCAAGGGCTTCATAAGGCGTTGCCTGGCAAGGGGCGCTAG